In Devosia sp. 1566, a single genomic region encodes these proteins:
- a CDS encoding glycosyltransferase family 4 protein, whose translation MAEAIGAANGNSTGPQPRRVLMSLDAVGGVWRYAMDLASALREQGFSFVFAGFGPGPSVAQVEEAQRLGTLVWLEAPLDWTAQNEAALDGVPGLIAALAEEHQVDLVHLNLPSQAYGLKLDVPVLVVSHSCVVTWFAAVRNGPVPLDWHWQQRLNRGGFDHADAVVAPSETHADMLRRSYGPIKGLQVIYNGAHPTPSEIDKAELVFAAGRWWDDGKNGRVLDEAAEHTVWPVVMAGANSGPNGQFLAIEHADHRGELTHGGVKALMAEAAIVASPSLYEPFGLAPLEAAGARAALVLADIPTYRELWDGVALFAGPHDPKAFADRINQLAGDPALRADLAAKGQERAQRFSVAAQAGAMGELYRQLLSAGAVAGRA comes from the coding sequence ATGGCCGAGGCAATCGGGGCCGCCAATGGCAACAGCACCGGGCCGCAGCCGCGGCGGGTGCTGATGTCGCTGGATGCCGTGGGCGGGGTGTGGCGCTATGCCATGGACCTGGCTTCGGCGCTGCGCGAGCAGGGCTTCAGCTTTGTGTTTGCCGGGTTTGGGCCGGGGCCTTCAGTGGCGCAGGTCGAGGAGGCCCAGCGGCTGGGCACGCTGGTGTGGCTCGAAGCGCCGCTGGACTGGACCGCCCAAAACGAGGCAGCGCTGGATGGTGTGCCGGGGCTGATCGCCGCGTTGGCCGAAGAGCATCAGGTGGATCTGGTGCATCTCAACCTGCCCTCGCAAGCCTATGGGCTCAAGCTGGATGTGCCGGTGCTGGTGGTGAGCCATTCCTGCGTCGTCACCTGGTTTGCCGCGGTGCGCAATGGGCCGGTGCCGCTGGACTGGCACTGGCAGCAGCGGCTCAACCGGGGCGGGTTCGACCATGCCGATGCGGTGGTGGCGCCGAGCGAAACCCATGCCGACATGCTGCGCCGCAGCTATGGCCCGATCAAGGGGCTGCAGGTGATCTATAATGGCGCCCATCCGACGCCGTCCGAGATCGACAAGGCCGAACTGGTGTTTGCTGCCGGGCGCTGGTGGGACGATGGCAAGAATGGCCGGGTGCTGGACGAGGCGGCTGAGCACACGGTGTGGCCGGTGGTGATGGCGGGGGCCAATAGCGGGCCCAATGGGCAGTTCCTGGCCATCGAGCATGCCGATCATCGGGGCGAGCTAACTCATGGCGGGGTCAAGGCGCTGATGGCGGAAGCCGCCATTGTCGCGTCGCCTTCGCTCTATGAGCCATTCGGGCTGGCGCCGCTGGAAGCGGCGGGGGCGCGGGCGGCGCTGGTGCTGGCCGATATCCCAACCTATCGCGAACTCTGGGATGGGGTGGCGCTGTTTGCCGGCCCGCATGACCCCAAGGCCTTCGCCGACCGCATCAACCAGTTGGCGGGCGATCCCGCGCTGCGGGCGGACCTGGCGGCCAAGGGGCAGGAGCGCGCCCAGCGCTTCAGCGTTGCCGCGCAAGCGGGCGCGATGGGCGAGCTGTATCGCCAGCTGTTGTCGGCCGGTGCCGTTGCGGGCCGTGCCTAA